ATCCCAGAAggattttcagatttcttatccatgataattttatatatgattTCCTGGAATTACAATATTAAATTATAATGAATGTAGGAAGATTATCATACAAAGCATACTTAATAATTCACAACACTGGTATTCAGCTTGACCAATTACAATGAATTCACAACAAAGGTTTTAATTATGCCTACTTTTTTCTATCCACCCACCCAAAATGTAAACAAGTTTCTCACAATGATAATACCAAGTTGGTAGTTACCAAAATGCATCATAGGTAAACGACAACAGCTAGGAAACGGGCCTGAATTTGACAATTCCAGTACATACTCCTGCTCATTTTCTGCTCTAGACTGCAAGCACTGTTTTCAGAATCCTGCAATCAGAATAAACAGAACTTACAGATAAACAGCGTTTTTATTGTAATGCAGGCTTCTGGAATCAAATTGATAAAAAGTAACATGCTTctatagaacagaaaaaatagtgactaggaaaaaaaatggaatcaGTGGTACCAAAACTCTCTGAGCAATGATAAGGTACAGTATTGCAGCTGTATGTTactaagacaaaaaaaaaaaactcttgccATTGCGAAGATGAAGATCTCTGTTCACACAAGCCAGTTGTAATGTGCTATCAAGCATTTAGTTAAAATCAGGCTTGTACTAGTTTcactgaaaaggaaacacttgtcaaaatgttttttaaaaaatacaacatgATGTAAAttgtaatttaaatattaaaactttgTTTCAGAAGTTCCCCGTTTTAGGTTGTTACTCAAAAACTCATCATGTTCAAAACTCAAATTATTATGAGATCTTGATATCAtaagaagcttttccttattAGTGAAGTCCTTTTTGACTGCTGCTTGTGGCACCAGTAACCTATCCATTGGGTcctctttgttttctaatttcatATACCCTTTACTGTTACTTCGATCCAGTCTGGGCCAGCTGGGATGTTTCCTTTGTTCAGCTTGGACAGTGAGTGTAGATGGACCTCTGTCCAGGTCCAGGGACTTCGAATGTGAAGACAGAAGATGCAAAGATGTGTTGGACCCAAACTGTTTTCTGGCAGCACCAGGTGATAAAAGCTTTCCTGTGCTTGGTCCAAGAGCCATAGAACATTTGAACTGATCAGATGGAGTGTCCACAAATGAATTATGTCGTGGCAGCATGGTGGTGACTGGTTTGTAGAATTCATTGGTATCAGTTAACGGAATGGCTAGAGAATCCATTGACAGATTTCTAGACCGACTTCTGGTGATCTCTGAGTCCTCGGTTATGTTATCTATACTGGGTTCATCAATAACACAGTTATTCAGTTTAATTACTGGTAGTGTGAAAGCACTAATAGAAGATGAAACAATGGATTTTGTTTCGCACTTTATAGAACTAGTATTTTTGTCATCTGAAGCCTTGCTGGAGTGGGGGCAAAGTCCAAAGACTGAACCAGATTGCTCAGTCAGCAAAGGTGGTAGAAGGCTAGTGGTGGTCCTATCTTCATTTAGGGTAATCTCATCTTCTTCAGCAGAACTATCCATTCTAAAACTACTCCTGAAGCCAGAGAAAGGCGCAATTGTGTTTGCAGCCAGTCGTGAGGCACATGAGCTCCCACTGGGCCTGAGTTCTCCTTCCCCCACCAAGCCACCGAAGGCACCACTCAGCTGCTTTTGTTCCTTGATTCTCAGGGTGTGGATGTCTATTACAGTGGAGTATATGTCTCTCATGTGTATGATTTTCGTTTCCTTGTCACGGTTTTCATGTAGAATGGCATttgcacaaataaaaatgaagattccAATGCCCATAGTAAAAGGACCCAACATTTTCATCTTATCTGAGTGCACATGCTGTTCAAAGAAACGAAGTAAAATGTTTCCTTGGCTTCTCAGGGCCTGAGTTTCATTTATTGATAGATTATCTTCAGATCCTACAAGTTGCTCCTTTTGGGGCCAGTATCCAAGGATAGCCATTGCAATTCCCAAGAATGCAATAAGCACTCCCAAAACAAGGAAGAATCCTGATGGGGAATAAAGTCGGATTTTGCCTCTGACAATTACTACATCTGCTCTGGGCCGGCGTCTAACTGGTTTCTTCTCCTCAGCAGCTGGTGAAGTGGCAAGATTTACATGTTGCTGAGATCTGGCAGAGTCTTGCCTTTTTAAGGCAGCCAGTCCTGTTATGACTCCTCCAGTTGCTATCATAGTTCTATACTGtgccctgaaaaaaagaaaaaaaatagtagaaataTTTATGCAAGCTTGTGTGTGGACACATGAATAACACTTGGTTAATATGTAGATATTTCTTgataagtaaaatatttgtgactttttaaaagttaccaCATTTTAACTGTTCCATAAAATGGCAATTTTCATATGGCTTTTGAAAAAATCGGTCGAGTGTTTTAGCACTGTACAT
The sequence above is a segment of the Rhea pennata isolate bPtePen1 chromosome 3, bPtePen1.pri, whole genome shotgun sequence genome. Coding sequences within it:
- the TMEM200A gene encoding transmembrane protein 200A, with protein sequence MIATGGVITGLAALKRQDSARSQQHVNLATSPAAEEKKPVRRRPRADVVIVRGKIRLYSPSGFFLVLGVLIAFLGIAMAILGYWPQKEQLVGSEDNLSINETQALRSQGNILLRFFEQHVHSDKMKMLGPFTMGIGIFIFICANAILHENRDKETKIIHMRDIYSTVIDIHTLRIKEQKQLSGAFGGLVGEGELRPSGSSCASRLAANTIAPFSGFRSSFRMDSSAEEDEITLNEDRTTTSLLPPLLTEQSGSVFGLCPHSSKASDDKNTSSIKCETKSIVSSSISAFTLPVIKLNNCVIDEPSIDNITEDSEITRSRSRNLSMDSLAIPLTDTNEFYKPVTTMLPRHNSFVDTPSDQFKCSMALGPSTGKLLSPGAARKQFGSNTSLHLLSSHSKSLDLDRGPSTLTVQAEQRKHPSWPRLDRSNSKGYMKLENKEDPMDRLLVPQAAVKKDFTNKEKLLMISRSHNNLSFEHDEFLSNNLKRGTSETKF